The sequence GGCGTGCCGCACCGCGATCCCGGCCACCCGGGCGGCCCGCTCGGGGTCGGCGACGTACACCGGGACCTCGTCGGGGCCCTGTTCCTTGAAGGAGAAGGGCACGGTGATCAGCCGGCCGTCGAACTCGGGGATGGCGACCTGCATCGCCGCGTCCATGGGGGAGAGGGCGGCGTCCGACTCGTCCCACGCGGAGTGCGAGGAGGTGAGGCAGAGCCCTTGCAGGATGGGCACGTCGAGATCGGCCAGCGCGCCGATGTCCCAGGCTTCCTCGTCGCCGCCCGCCGACGCCTCGGAGGCGTGGGTGCCGCCGGCCGCGAGCACGGTGGCGACCAGCGCGTCGGCGCGGCCCAGCAGTTCGTACAGCCCGGCGTCCGCGCCGCGCAGCGAACCGCAGTACACCGGAAGGGCGTTGGCGCCCTGCGCCTCGATGGCCGTGCACAGGGTGTCCACGAAGGCGGTGTTGCCGCTGAGTTCATGGGCCCGGTAGAAGAGCACGCCCACGGTCGGGCGGCCCTCCTGGACCTCGTATCCGCCGTGCACGCCGAACTCCGGCATCCGGCGCGGCTCCTCGAAGCCCTCGCCGGTCAGCAGCACGGTGTCGGACAGGAACCGGGACAGCTCGCGCAGATTGTCCGGGCCGCCCTCGACCAGATAGCGCAGCGCCTCCGCCACCACTCCGGCGGGCACGGTCGACTCGGCCATCAGCTCCGCGTCCGGCACCGCCTCGCCGCCCAGCAGCACCGCCGGGACGCCGGACGCCTTCAGCGCGGCCAGCCCGTCCTCCCAGGCGCGCTTGCCGCCGAGGAGCCGTACGACGGCGAGGTCCGCGCCCGCCAGCAGCCGCGGCAGCTCCTCGGCGACGTCGACCCGGGTGGGGTTGCCGATCAGATAGCCGGCGCCACAGGACCGGGCCGCCAGCAGATCGGTGTCGGCGGTGGACAACAACAACACTGTGCTCATGCGGGCGCTCCCGGTGGGATGAAGGGCAGTCCTTGCGGCGCGCCGGACTCGATGAGCCGCCACAGCGCGTCCGTGTCCGCGTGCTGTTCGATCAGATCGCCGAGCCGGTCCAGCTGCTCCTCGCGCAGCGCGGCGAAGGAGGTGTCCGGCGCGGGCACGAAGCGGCGGCCCGCGGCGGCGGCCACCTCGCGCAGGAAGGCCCGGCGGAAGCCGTCCGACTCCAGTGAGCCGTGCCAGTGGGTGCCCCAGGTCGCGCCGACCCGGCAGCCGTCCAGGAAGGCTTCGCCTCCCGTGACGCGGGCGACGCCGTGGTGGATCTCGTACCCCTCGACCGGTTCGCCGAGGGCCCGGCCGGCGGGGCGGGTGAGGGTCTTCTCGCGGGCGAACCGCACCCGCACGGGCAGCAGTCCGAGGCCGGGGACCGCGCCGGCCCGCGACTCCACGTCGTCCTCGATGTGCTCGCCGAGGATCTGGAAGCCGCCGCAGATGCCGAGCACGGGCCGGTGCTCGGCGGCCCTGCGGGCGAGCGCGTCGGCGAGGCCGCGCTCGCGCAGCCACCGCAGCGCCCGGACGGTGCCCCGGGTGCCGGGGACGACGACCAGGTCGGCGTCGGCCAGCTCCTCCGGGCGGTCCACGAACCGCACCACGACGCCGGGTTCGGCGGCGAGCGCGTCCACGTCGGTGAAGTTGGACATCAGCGGGATCGCGCACACGGCGACGCGCAGCACGTCCGCGCCGAGCGGGGGAGCGACGGCCGACTCCCGCACCGTGCCCCGCAGGGAGACGCGGAGGCCGTCCTCCTCGTCGATCCCGAGTCCGTGCCGGAACGGCAGCACGCCGTACGCCGGCCGCCCGGTGAGGCCCTTGAGCATGTCGAGGCCCGGCTCCAGCAGCGAGACGTCACCGCGGAACTTGTTCACCAGGAACCCGGCGACCAGTTCCTGGTCCTCGGGGGAGAGCAGGGCGACGGTGCCGAAGAAGGAGGCGAAGACGCCGCCGCGGTCGATGTCGCCGACGACGAGCACGGGCAGCCGGGCGCCGCGCGCGATCCCCATGTTGACGATGTCGGTGCGGCGCAGATTGATCTCGGCCGGGCTGCCCGCGCCCTCGCAGATCACCGCGTCGTACTGCCCGCGCAGCTCGGCCAGGCAGTCCAGCACCGTGCCCAGCAGCCGCTGCCGGCGCCCGCCGTGGTAGCCGCGCGCGCTCATCTCGCCCACCGGTTTGCCCAGCAGCACCACCTGGCTGCTCTGCTCGCCGCCCGGCTTGAGCAGCACGGGGTTCATCTGCGCGGTCGGCTCGATCCGGCACGCCTGGGCCTGCATGGCCTGCGCCCGGCCGATCTCGGCGCCCTCACGGGTGACGAAGGAGTTGAGGGACATGTTCTGCGCCTTGAACGGCGCGACCTTCACGCCCTGGCGCACCAGCCACCGGCAGATCCCGGCCGTCACGACGCTCTTGCCGGCGTCGGAGGTGGTGCCGGCGACGAGGAGACCACCGTTCACTTCCCGCGTCCCTTCGGTCCGTTGACGAAAAGGCGCGCGGCGAGTGTGGTGCCGAGCGCGAGCAGGCCGACGCGCCGGGAGAGCCGTACGGCCCGCCCGATGTCGGGGACTTGTACGGCCCGTCCGGCAGCGCCGTTGAGCACGGGCCGGTGTTCGACGCGGCCGCCGTAGGAGAGGGTGCCGCCCAGGCGGACGCCGAGGGCGCCCGCGAAGGACGCCTCCACGGGACCGGCGTTGGGGCTCGGATGGCGGCGGGCGTCCGCGCGCCAGGCCCGCAGGGCGCCGCGCGGATCGGGTCCGGCCGCGGCGGCGAGGACGGCGGTCAGCCGGGCCCCCGGCCAGCCGGCCACGTCGTCCAGGCGCGCGGACGCCCAGCCGAAGCGGCGGTACCGGGCGGACTTGTGACCCACCATCGCGTCCAGGGTGTTGACGGCCCGGAAGCCCAGCAGCCCCGGCACCCCGGCGGCCGCGCCCCACACCAGGGCGCCCACGACCGCGTCGGAGGTGTTCTCGGCGACCGACTCGACCACGGCCCGTGCGATCCCGTCGGCGTCCAGCGCCTGCGGGTCCCGGCCGCACAGATGCGGCAGCCGGGCGCGGGCCGTCTCGATGTCCCCGGCCGTCAGGGCGGCCCCGATGGCCTCGGCCTCGCGGGCGAGGGAGGTGCCGCCGACGACGGCCCAGGCGGCCGCGGCGGTCAGGGCGGCGGAGGCGGCGGGGGAGGGGCGTACGACGTGTGCGGCCAGCGCTCCGAGCGCGACGGCGCCACCGGCGCACACGGTGGTGTGCAGGGTGCCCCAGCCGCGGTGGTCGTGCCACAACGCGCCCTCGACAGCGGCGGCCGCACGTCCGAACGCGGCGACCGGGTGCCCGCGGCGGGGATCGCCGAGGAGGAGGTCGCCGAGAAGTCCGGCGGCGGCGCCGTACGCGTAACTGCGATCGGCGGCCATCGGCTCAGTCGGCCGTGGTCACCGTGGCGGTGGTCCTGGTACTGGTCCTTCGGCAGCCGGGCATGGCGATGTGTCCTCACTCAGGGTGTCCGCGCCCTGGTTCGACGTGATCGGCGGCGAGAGTTCCTGGCTACCCGGGGAGTTCTTCCCCGGTGACAGTGGCGGGACCGCGCCGGATTCGCACCGGCTTCCTCTCCTGCTGCCGTACATGGCGTGGGCAGTCCACCACGCCCCCGGAACGGCCGTCAACTTGCCGTTGACCTGCGGGAGTGTGCAGATTCCCACACCACGAGGGGTGGCCGGGCACGCGAGAGGCTCCCCTGCCGCGGGCGGCGGAGGGGAGCCTTCGGGAAACTGCCGGGACCCGGGACCGGGCCCCGGGCTCAGGACTTGGAGACGATGAGGAGGATGCCGTACGCCACCGCCGCCGCGCAGGCCGCGAAGCAGACGTAGGCGCCGGTGACGGCGAGCGTGGCGGAGCCGCCCTCGGCCGCGGCCTTCTCGCGCCGGGCCAGGCCGTTGACGCCGAGGGTGAACAGGACCACCAGGCCGACGGTGAACGCGAGGCTGACGCCGAAGACGGAGCCGATGGCCGCCCAGTCGATCTTCATGGGGTTGCTTCCTTGGTGAACGGGGCTCGGGGTCAGACGGTGGCGGCCGGCGGGGCCGCGGCGGCGGGGGCCGCCGGTCCGGCGGCCGGGGCCTGTGCGGGGGCCGGGATGGTGGCCGTGAGGTCCTCGGTGATCGTGCCGGCGGGCGGGGGGCTCACCGCGGCGATGGCGGTGGTCACCACGCCGGAGGGCTCCGCGGCCGGGTCGGCGACCACATTGGTGTGGTCGATGACCTCGCGCCGGGACAGCTTGTAGATCCAGGCGCTCGCGGCGACCAGGAAGACGGCGACCGCCGCGGTGCCCCCGTCACCGAGTTCGGTGACGGCCTCGGCGCCCGCGCCGACCAGCGCGGCGGCCGGCAGGGTGAGCACCCAGGCGACGGCCATCCGGGTCGCGGTGGACCAGCGGACCACACCGCCCTTGCGGCCGAGACCCGAGCCCATCACCGCGCCGGAGACGACATGGGTGGTGGAGAGGGAGAAGCCGAGGTGGGAGGAGGCCAGGATGGCGGTCGCGGCGCTGGTCTGCGCGGCGAAGCCCTGCCGGGGCTCCAGATCGGTCAGGCCCGTGCCCATGGTGCGGATGATGCGCCAGCCGCCGATGTAGGTGCCGAGCGCGATGGCGAGGCCCGCGGAGAGGATCACCCAGGTGGGAGGGTTGGAGCCGGGGGCGATGGCGCCGCCCGCGATCAGCGCGAGGGTGATGATGCCCATCGTCTTCTGCGCGTCGTTGGTGCCGTGCGCGAGGGAGACCAGCGCGGCGGAGGCGACCTGGCCGACGCGGAAGCCCTTGCGGGTGGCCTCGCCCTCGGTCCTGGTGCCGGCGCCGTAGGAGAGCCGGGTGGCCACCAGCGCGGCGATCCCCGCCACGACCGGCGCGGCGACCGCGGGCAGCAGCACCTTGGTGACCAGGACCCCGCCGTGCACGGCGCCGAATCCGGCGGAGGCGACGGCGGCGCCGATCAGACCGCCCATCAGGGCGTGCGAGGAACTGGAGGGCAGGCCCACCAGCCAGGTCAGCAGGTTCCAGAGGATCGCGCCGACCAGGGCGGCGAAGATGACCTCGGGGCGGATGCCGCTCTCGTCGACGAGTCCCTTGGAGATCGTGTTGGCGACCTCCACGGAGAGGAAGGCGCCCACCAGGTTGAGGGTGGCGGACATGGCTACCGCGAGCTTCGGCTTCATCGCGCCGGTGGAGATGGTGGTGGCCATCGCGTTCGCGGTGTCGTGGAAACCGTTCGTGAAATCAAACGCGAGTGCGGTGACCACCACAATCGCGAGGATCAGCGAGAAGCTTTCCATTTACCCAGACAATCATTCGAGGTCGTTGTCCGGATGAACGTAGGCAACCTGGGTGAACGGAAGATGAACTGGGGCGGGCAGGGTGGTGTCCGCGTCGGGGGTATGAGGCTCCGCTTCCGCTTCCGGAACCCCCGGTGCCCGTGCACCGCTTGGGTCGCCGGCCGTGGCGAAGGTCCGCAGCCTGCTGGAGCTGCCGTTGAAGAGATTCTGGTCACCCGGCAGCCGGCCGGAGGTGGCGTGCTGCCAGAAGGTCCAGTACTGCCAGCCGCCCGGCAGCCTGCCCGGGTCCGAGGAGCCGTGGCGGGCGACCCACAGGGGGTGGCGGGAGGCGAAGGCGTGGCTGTCGCCGGTGCACTGCCTCCACCAGTGGGCCGTGGTGTAGATCACGGGACGGCGGCCGGTCTCGCGGGCGATCTCGTCGCTGAACGACCAGATCCAGGCCGTCATGCGCTTCCAGCCCAGCCTGTAGCAGGGGTGCTTCGCACTGTACGGGTTGTACTCGATGTCCAGCGCGGGCGGCAGCGTCCAGCCGTCGGGCCGCCAGTCCCCGCCGTGCGCCACGAAGTACCGGGCCTGCGTGGCGCCGGAGGACTCGTCGGGCAGCGCGAAGTGGTAGGCGCCGCGGATCAGTCCCGCGTCGCGGGCGCCGTCGTACTGCTGGTGGAAATAGGGGTTGCGGTAGCCCGTGGACTCGGTCGCCTTGACGTAGACGAAGCGCGCCCCGCGGGCCCGCGCGGCCGGCCAGTCCACCGTCTTCTGGTGGGACGACACGTCGTGCCCCCTGGGCAGGCTCGCGACCCGCTCCGGGGGGCCGGCCGCGGCGGTGGCGGCGCAGGTGAGGGTGAGGGCCGCGGTGGTCGCGGCGAGGGCACCGGCGCGGCGGCGGAGGTGGGTGCGGTGACGGGCCATGAGCCGGCTCCCCGGGGGTGACGGACGACCAGGTCGCCCGGAGGGCAAGGAGCGCTCATTCAAGGGCCGGTGATCATTGAATCAGTGGAGATTCTTAGCGTTTGGCCGGATGTACACCCTTTTGGGGGTGCGGGAGTTCGGTCGGAAGTGCGGCGACCGGCCACCTGGTGTACAAGCGGCTGGCAGGATCGCGGGCATGACCTCCAAGCTGCGGGAGACGGGCCAGGAAGTGCGCGAGGAAGCGGCCGGGACATGGGCGGCGCTGGTGGCGAC is a genomic window of Streptomyces sp. WP-1 containing:
- a CDS encoding cobyric acid synthase; the protein is MNGGLLVAGTTSDAGKSVVTAGICRWLVRQGVKVAPFKAQNMSLNSFVTREGAEIGRAQAMQAQACRIEPTAQMNPVLLKPGGEQSSQVVLLGKPVGEMSARGYHGGRRQRLLGTVLDCLAELRGQYDAVICEGAGSPAEINLRRTDIVNMGIARGARLPVLVVGDIDRGGVFASFFGTVALLSPEDQELVAGFLVNKFRGDVSLLEPGLDMLKGLTGRPAYGVLPFRHGLGIDEEDGLRVSLRGTVRESAVAPPLGADVLRVAVCAIPLMSNFTDVDALAAEPGVVVRFVDRPEELADADLVVVPGTRGTVRALRWLRERGLADALARRAAEHRPVLGICGGFQILGEHIEDDVESRAGAVPGLGLLPVRVRFAREKTLTRPAGRALGEPVEGYEIHHGVARVTGGEAFLDGCRVGATWGTHWHGSLESDGFRRAFLREVAAAAGRRFVPAPDTSFAALREEQLDRLGDLIEQHADTDALWRLIESGAPQGLPFIPPGAPA
- a CDS encoding cobalamin biosynthesis protein, whose product is MAADRSYAYGAAAGLLGDLLLGDPRRGHPVAAFGRAAAAVEGALWHDHRGWGTLHTTVCAGGAVALGALAAHVVRPSPAASAALTAAAAWAVVGGTSLAREAEAIGAALTAGDIETARARLPHLCGRDPQALDADGIARAVVESVAENTSDAVVGALVWGAAAGVPGLLGFRAVNTLDAMVGHKSARYRRFGWASARLDDVAGWPGARLTAVLAAAAGPDPRGALRAWRADARRHPSPNAGPVEASFAGALGVRLGGTLSYGGRVEHRPVLNGAAGRAVQVPDIGRAVRLSRRVGLLALGTTLAARLFVNGPKGRGK
- a CDS encoding inorganic phosphate transporter, with amino-acid sequence MESFSLILAIVVVTALAFDFTNGFHDTANAMATTISTGAMKPKLAVAMSATLNLVGAFLSVEVANTISKGLVDESGIRPEVIFAALVGAILWNLLTWLVGLPSSSSHALMGGLIGAAVASAGFGAVHGGVLVTKVLLPAVAAPVVAGIAALVATRLSYGAGTRTEGEATRKGFRVGQVASAALVSLAHGTNDAQKTMGIITLALIAGGAIAPGSNPPTWVILSAGLAIALGTYIGGWRIIRTMGTGLTDLEPRQGFAAQTSAATAILASSHLGFSLSTTHVVSGAVMGSGLGRKGGVVRWSTATRMAVAWVLTLPAAALVGAGAEAVTELGDGGTAAVAVFLVAASAWIYKLSRREVIDHTNVVADPAAEPSGVVTTAIAAVSPPPAGTITEDLTATIPAPAQAPAAGPAAPAAAAPPAATV